The sequence CAGCCGCAACTTGTTATTATTGATTCCATTCAAACACTGCATACAAGCTATGTAGATAGCAGTCCGGGTAGTGTGAGCCAGGTGAGAGAATGTGCTGCGGAGTTTTTACGTTTTGCAAAAGAAACCAATACGCCAGTGTTTATGATCGGTCATATAACCAAGGAGGGAAGCCTTGCCGGGCCAAAAGTACTTGAGCACATGGTGGATACTGTTTTGCAATTTGAGGGAGATAGAAATCACATATACCGCCTTTTAAGAGCTACCAAAAATCGTTTTGGAAATACCAACGAAATGGGCATTTATGAGATGAATGGTGACGGGTTAAGGGAAGTTACCAATCCCTCAGAGATCTTAATTACAGATAGAGAGAATCCTACCAGTGGTGTTGCTATTTCTGCCACAATGGAAGGGAATCGTCCGATGTTGATAGAAACACAAGCTTTGGTAAGTAGTGCCGCTTATGGCACGCCACAACGCTCCTCTACCGGGTTTGATCTTCGTCGTTTGTCGATGTTGCTGGCGGTACTTGAAAAACGCTGCGGATTCAAGTTAGGAATCAAAGATGTTTTTATCAACATAGCTGGTGGTATTCGCGTGGAAGATCCGGGCATTGATCTTGCGCTGGTGTGTGCGATTTTAAGCAGCAACGAAGACCTGCCTATTCCTCAAACTGTTTGTTTTGCAGCAGAAGTAGGTTTAACCGGCGAGATACGTCCTGTAAGCCGGGTAGAGCAACGCATTATGGAAGCGGAAAAATTAGGCTTTGAGAAAATATTTATTTCTTCCTTTAATTTGAAAGGATTGAACACCAAAAATTTTAAAATAGAAGTTGTTGCGGTGTCTAAAATGGAAGAGGCTTTTAGCGCTTTGTTCGGATAGTTAGTAATAGTTAAACTTAATAAAGAAGCGGCTTTATTTTGCTGTTAATACGGTTTACATCTGGTTTGGGATATTCTTTAAATGTTTCGTACAAACTGATATTTAGCTGACTGATTGAAGAAGAAATTTTCTCATAGGTATATTCTTTTTTCAACTTAACTTTTGTTACAACATTTACATCATTTTTTGTAAGAACGGTTTTATTATCTGGATTTTCTTTCAAATCTCTCAGAAAAGTTCTATTCACCGGAAAATAGATAGCTGTAGCGAGCCCATTTTGGGCTGGTGTATAGCTGACTGGAAAAAAATAGTTTGTTGGACTAAAATTAATATCGCGTGTAGC is a genomic window of Sphingobacteriaceae bacterium containing:
- a CDS encoding DNA repair protein RadA translates to MSKTKTTYFCQNCGAQSAKWIGKCPSCNEWNTYVEEVIHKESKNDRLQLFSANKNPKNTSNKSILLQDVGLQDFPRIAVPGKELTRVLGGGIVPGSLVLFGGEPGIGKSTLMLQLALRLKNLKILYVSGEESEQQIKMRAERIGVTTESCFILQETNTQNIFQQIAEIQPQLVIIDSIQTLHTSYVDSSPGSVSQVRECAAEFLRFAKETNTPVFMIGHITKEGSLAGPKVLEHMVDTVLQFEGDRNHIYRLLRATKNRFGNTNEMGIYEMNGDGLREVTNPSEILITDRENPTSGVAISATMEGNRPMLIETQALVSSAAYGTPQRSSTGFDLRRLSMLLAVLEKRCGFKLGIKDVFINIAGGIRVEDPGIDLALVCAILSSNEDLPIPQTVCFAAEVGLTGEIRPVSRVEQRIMEAEKLGFEKIFISSFNLKGLNTKNFKIEVVAVSKMEEAFSALFG